The following coding sequences lie in one Populus trichocarpa isolate Nisqually-1 chromosome 14, P.trichocarpa_v4.1, whole genome shotgun sequence genomic window:
- the LOC7463367 gene encoding UDP-glycosyltransferase 74G1, translating to MEKRCKAHCLVVSFPAQGHINPMLQFSKRLEHKGVKVTPVTTRFISNAIMSGSSSSSISLQTISDGYDEGGIGHAESIKSYLDRFWKVGLQTLDNLVEKLSGSDCPVDCIIYDAFMPWGLDVAKKFGLVGAAFFTQSCAVDSIYYHVYRGLIKLPVTETQILVPGLPPLEPQDLPSFIYHLGTYPDFFDMLLDQFSNIDRADWVFCNSFYMLEREVADWFAKLWPFRSIGPTIPSMYLDKQLENDRDYGFSFFMQNNDVCMNWLNDRAKGSVVHVSFGSLVDLKAEQMEELAWGLKRSDCYFLWVVRASEESKMSKDFAEESSAKGLVVRWCSQLEVLAHEAVGCFVTHCGWNSSLEALSLGVPMVAMPQRTDQSTNAKYITDVWNMGVKAAVDEKEIARRETIESCIREILEGEKGKEIKRNASKWKELAKEAVEEGGSSDKNIDEFVANLVLSRSSC from the exons atggagaagcGCTGTAAAGCTCACTGCTTAGTCGTATCCTTTCCAGCCCAAGGCCACATAAACCCCATGCTTCAATTCTCCAAACGCTTAGAACACAAAGGAGTTAAAGTAACTCCAGTTACTACTCGTTTTATCTCCAACGCCATCATGTCTGGATCATCCTCCAGTTCCATTTCACTCCAAACTATATCTGATGGATATGATGAAGGAGGTATAGGCCACGCAGAAAGCATCAAGTCATACCTTGATCGCTTTTGGAAGGTGGGATTGCAAACTCTTGACAATCTTGTCGAGAAGCTTAGTGGTTCAGACTGCCCTGTTGATTGCATCATTTATGACGCCTTTATGCCTTGGGGTCTTGATGTAGCCAAGAAATTTGGGTTGGTTGGTGCTGCTTTCTTCACCCAGTCTTGTGCTGTTGATAGCATATACTATCACGTCTATCGAGGGTTGATCAAACTTCCTGTCACGGAGACTCAAATTTTGGTTCCTGGATTGCCTCCTCTAGAGCCTCAAGATTTGCCCTCTTTCATTTATCATTTGGGGACGTACCCAGATTTCTTTGACATGCTTTTGGATCAGTTCTCCAATATTGATAGAGCGGATTGGGTCTTTTGCAACTCATTTTATATGTTGGAAAGAGAG GTGGCAGATTGGTTTGCCAAGCTTTGGCCATTTAGAAGTATTGGACCAACTATACCGTCTATGTATTTAGATAAACAACTTGAGAACGACAGAGACTATGGTTTCAGCTTCTTCATGCAGAACAATGATGTTTGCATGAATTGGCTTAATGATAGGGCAAAAGGCTCGGTTGTACATGTGTCATTTGGGAGCCTGGTAGATCTCAAAGCAGAGCAAATGGAAGAGCTAGCTTGGGGATTGAAGAGGAGTGATTGTTATTTCTTGTGGGTGGTAAGAGCATCTGAAGAATCTAAAATGTCGAAAGATTTCGCAGAAGAAAGCTCTGCGAAAGGTTTGGTGGTCAGATGGTGTTCACAGTTGGAGGTTTTAGCTCACGAGGCAGTGGGATGCTTTGTTACACACTGTGGCTGGAACTCTAGCCTGGAGGCTTTGAGTTTAGGAGTCCCAATGGTGGCAATGCCACAACGAACAGATCAAAGCACCAACGCAAAGTACATTACAGATGTTTGGAACATGGGAGTTAAAGCTGCGGTGGATGAGAAAGAGATTGCTAGGCGGGAAACAATAGAGAGTTGCATAAGAGAGATATTGGAGGGGGAGAAAGGGAAGGAGATCAAAAGAAATGCTAGTAAATGGAAGGAACTGGCCAAAGAAGCAGTGGAAGAAGGTGGTAGTTCAGATAAAAACATTGATGAATTTGTGGCTAATTTGGTTCTCTCCCGAAGCTCTTGCTGA